In Rutidosis leptorrhynchoides isolate AG116_Rl617_1_P2 chromosome 2, CSIRO_AGI_Rlap_v1, whole genome shotgun sequence, one genomic interval encodes:
- the LOC139889416 gene encoding uncharacterized protein produces MLSIGTGSGGVNKDAANAWLTELLVQAAPPAYKHSLSQPTVQGTALENLFALITGNKAKRPAEMSATSQKLCERIASCTLPANIVIPVTLGVYNGTTDPDDFLQIFEGAMKTQHWNDEVACHLFPTVLQSAAREWFAKLPPNGITCFADLREKFHMQYQNLRRHTYTHLYTHEIPMYRGEKIESFITRYMLECQKIPGLPETEQISGFITCLDKDAHPSLVLELRWNISGTFTDAVTVARQYQHSRRERQAGYHRKKKEKENDDEKKDF; encoded by the coding sequence ATGCTAAGCATTGGTACGGGAAGTGGGGGTGTTAACAAGGATGCCGCAAACGCATGGTTGACCGAGCTTCTCGTGCAAGCTGCGCCGCCGGCATACAAACATTCCCTGTCACAACCCACCGTCCAGGGAACAGCACTTGAAAATCTCTTCGCATTAATCACCGGTAACAAAGCAAAGCGACCGGCTGAGATGTCGGCTACTAGCCAGAAGTTGTGCGAACGAATTGCCAGCTGTACACTTCCCGCCAACATCGTCATACCAGTCACTTTGGGGGTGTATAACGGCACTACAGACCCGGATGATTTCCTGCAAATCTTCGAGGGCGCCATGAAAACTCAGCACTGGAATGATGAGGTAGCGTGTCATCTCTTTCCAACGGTGCTACAGTCGGCTGCCAGGGAGTGGTTTGCAAAGTTACCACCTAATGGAATCACTTGCTTCGCGGACTTGCGAGAGAAGTTCCACATGCAATATCAGAACCTCCGCCGACACACGTATACGCACTTGTATACTCACGAAATCCCAATGTATCGGGGAGAGAAGATCGAAAGCTTCATCACAAGGTACATGCTGGAATGTCAGAAAATCCCAGGACTCCCAGAAACAGAACAGATTTCCGGATTTATCACATGCCTGGACAAAGACGCACACCCGTCACTTGTCTTGGAACTCCGTTGGAACATCTCGGGTACATTTACAGATGCCGTAACGGTAGCTAGGCAATACCAACACTCGAGAAGGGAGAGACAGGCAGGGTATCATCGAaaaaaaaaggaaaaggaaaatgaTGATGAGAAGAAAGATTTTTGA